In Hahella sp. KA22, one genomic interval encodes:
- a CDS encoding xanthine dehydrogenase family protein molybdopterin-binding subunit codes for METIALSRRDLLRASLSAGGGLMVALQLPGCASLPQGMETNSLRPNAWLEVTPDNRVILTLDRVEMGQGTYTGMCTLLAEELDVDPASIEVVFAPVDSAYEQPDFGLQITGGSTSLSSNWVRLREAGAMGRAMLVAAAAQVWSVPVSSVLAENGVCRLHEDGPSLSYGELAELAAKQPAPANITLKSPEAYRYIGKYNQRLDASLKSFGRADFGIDVQLPGMLYAVMARAPAAGGTVRALDDVEARSMPGVVAVIQVPRGVAVVADKYWRARQARDKLKIEWNTGELGALDTESVFDLYRRTLATQSGDTVRSEGDVESALASTSQRVTAEYRAPFLAHATMEPQNCTAWFRNGRCDVWAPTQGPDVARAVARRECGLSAADIHIHTTFIGGGFGRRLSQDFVGEAVSIAQHFDRPVKLIWSREEDIQHDLFRPASLHRLTAALSPEGEALAWTHDIAAPRVIDHYAKEAAGAVAPTWAPQAMVRMAAGVAKMVTPDQSAYEGAEDVPYAIPHIRVRHMKADSGVPISYWRSVGHSFNAFVVESFVDELAYHAGQDPVSYRELLLRDHPRHLRVLRAAAQKADWNSPPAPGRARGVACHKSFGTYVAQVAEVSVENDAIRVHRVVCAVDCGLAVNPDTVIAQMQGGVIFGLTAALYGEITHTQGAVRQSNFHDYPVLRMNETPEIDVVLVGGDAAPTGVGEPGTPPIAPAVANAVFRLTGRRLRDLPLRLKT; via the coding sequence ATGGAGACCATTGCATTATCCCGTAGAGACTTGCTTCGGGCTTCCCTCAGTGCTGGCGGCGGACTGATGGTAGCTTTGCAGTTGCCTGGTTGCGCGTCCTTGCCGCAAGGGATGGAGACGAATTCGCTGCGACCCAACGCTTGGCTGGAGGTCACGCCGGACAATCGCGTTATTCTGACCCTGGACCGGGTGGAAATGGGGCAGGGAACCTACACGGGCATGTGTACGCTGCTGGCGGAAGAGCTGGATGTCGATCCTGCCTCCATAGAGGTAGTGTTTGCGCCGGTGGACTCCGCCTACGAACAACCTGACTTCGGTCTGCAAATCACTGGCGGCAGCACCAGTTTGAGTAGCAACTGGGTGCGATTGCGGGAGGCGGGAGCTATGGGGCGGGCCATGCTGGTCGCCGCCGCGGCCCAGGTCTGGAGTGTCCCGGTATCGTCGGTTCTCGCTGAGAATGGCGTCTGCCGGCTGCACGAAGACGGCCCATCGCTGAGTTATGGCGAGCTGGCGGAACTGGCGGCGAAGCAGCCCGCGCCAGCTAACATCACGCTAAAGTCGCCGGAAGCGTACCGCTACATTGGCAAGTACAACCAGCGTCTGGACGCTTCTTTGAAAAGCTTCGGCCGCGCAGACTTTGGCATCGATGTGCAATTGCCGGGTATGTTGTATGCGGTGATGGCGCGCGCTCCGGCGGCGGGAGGAACTGTGCGTGCACTGGATGATGTGGAAGCGCGGAGTATGCCCGGGGTGGTGGCGGTCATACAGGTTCCCCGGGGCGTCGCCGTTGTGGCGGATAAATACTGGCGCGCCCGTCAGGCCCGGGACAAGCTGAAGATTGAATGGAATACCGGCGAGCTGGGGGCGTTGGATACGGAGTCTGTATTCGATCTTTACCGGCGAACGCTGGCGACGCAAAGCGGAGATACGGTTCGCAGCGAAGGCGATGTCGAGAGCGCATTGGCGTCAACCTCCCAAAGAGTGACGGCGGAGTACCGCGCTCCGTTTCTCGCCCACGCCACTATGGAGCCGCAAAATTGTACGGCCTGGTTTCGGAACGGGCGTTGCGACGTATGGGCGCCCACCCAGGGGCCCGATGTGGCGCGGGCGGTGGCGCGCAGAGAATGCGGCCTATCCGCCGCCGACATTCATATTCACACCACCTTTATCGGCGGTGGGTTCGGGCGTCGCCTGAGCCAGGATTTCGTCGGCGAAGCGGTCTCCATTGCGCAACATTTTGATCGTCCGGTGAAATTAATCTGGTCGCGAGAGGAAGATATTCAGCATGATTTATTTCGTCCCGCTTCGCTGCACCGGCTGACGGCGGCGTTGTCGCCAGAGGGAGAGGCTCTCGCCTGGACTCATGACATCGCCGCGCCGCGGGTTATCGATCATTATGCGAAGGAAGCCGCAGGGGCGGTCGCTCCGACATGGGCGCCGCAAGCCATGGTGCGCATGGCCGCAGGCGTGGCGAAAATGGTCACGCCGGACCAGAGCGCCTACGAAGGCGCGGAGGATGTCCCTTACGCGATTCCCCACATCCGCGTGCGCCATATGAAGGCGGACTCTGGAGTACCTATCAGTTATTGGCGCTCGGTCGGCCACTCTTTCAATGCTTTCGTGGTGGAAAGCTTTGTGGATGAGTTGGCCTATCACGCGGGGCAAGATCCTGTCTCCTATCGAGAACTACTGCTGCGTGACCATCCACGCCACCTGCGAGTGCTACGAGCGGCGGCGCAGAAGGCGGACTGGAATAGTCCGCCGGCGCCGGGCAGAGCGCGGGGCGTGGCCTGCCATAAAAGCTTTGGAACCTATGTCGCGCAGGTGGCGGAAGTGTCCGTGGAAAACGACGCCATCCGTGTGCATCGGGTTGTATGCGCCGTTGACTGCGGACTGGCGGTGAATCCTGATACGGTGATCGCACAAATGCAAGGCGGCGTCATTTTCGGCTTGACAGCAGCTCTGTATGGGGAGATAACCCATACTCAGGGTGCGGTGAGACAGTCAAACTTTCACGATTATCCGGTATTGCGCATGAATGAAACCCCGGAAATTGATGTGGTTCTGGTTGGTGGTGACGCCGCTCCCACCGGAGTAGGAGAGCCGGGAACGCCGCCCATAGCGCCGGCGGTGGCCAACGCCGTATTCAGGCTGACCGGACGACGCTTGCGCGACCTGCCGTTGCGGCTGAAAACATGA
- a CDS encoding NTP transferase domain-containing protein has protein sequence MGWLVLAAGQSRRFGADKLTAKMRDGRALLAHTLAALTATEQPVLVVVRPGHNAVTALLDRLDVPYTVCPHAEAGMGASLAWGVSQVRDWMFCGVALADMPYIRASTLAALHERGEEERIVAPFYHERQGHPVIFGRRFYPQLMALGGDAGAKSVLQRYSDALLRLDVEDRGVLCDVDTPDDIHEARQEGVAYSLP, from the coding sequence ATGGGATGGTTGGTGCTGGCCGCAGGACAGAGCCGCCGCTTCGGCGCGGACAAACTGACGGCTAAAATGAGAGACGGACGTGCGCTGCTGGCGCACACTCTGGCGGCGTTGACGGCGACGGAGCAGCCGGTGCTGGTGGTGGTCAGACCCGGACACAACGCCGTCACTGCATTGTTAGATCGCCTTGACGTTCCCTATACGGTTTGTCCCCACGCGGAGGCGGGTATGGGCGCTTCATTGGCATGGGGGGTGTCGCAAGTACGGGACTGGATGTTTTGCGGCGTGGCGTTGGCGGATATGCCTTACATTCGCGCAAGCACGCTGGCTGCGCTGCATGAGCGTGGAGAGGAAGAGCGCATCGTCGCGCCTTTCTATCACGAGCGGCAGGGACATCCGGTGATTTTCGGACGCCGCTTTTACCCGCAATTGATGGCTCTGGGCGGCGACGCCGGAGCGAAGTCGGTGTTGCAGCGATACAGTGATGCGTTATTGCGTTTGGACGTGGAGGATCGCGGGGTGCTGTGCGATGTGGATACCCCGGATGATATCCATGAAGCGCGGCAGGAAGGAGTCGCTTACTCTTTGCCCTGA